The following proteins are encoded in a genomic region of Alphaproteobacteria bacterium:
- a CDS encoding short-chain dehydrogenase/reductase: protein MDLNLTGRKALVTGASQGIGRAIALALAGEGCDLVLAARSAENLAAVKAAIGERHNVAVELVPGDLSLSENQHALARDFPDVELLINNAGAIPGGTLLDIDEARWREAWDLKVFGYINITRAYYALMKERGQGTIINIIGTGGERTVASYICGAVGNAALMAFSRALGGGSADDGIRVVAINPGPVSTDRLVCLMRGWAEERFGDAEEWPKLAEPMPFGRPATPEEIGHMAAFLASDLSAYTSGTVVSIDGGGVHRGGML, encoded by the coding sequence ATGGATCTCAATCTCACGGGCCGGAAGGCCCTGGTTACCGGGGCCTCGCAAGGGATCGGGCGGGCCATTGCCTTGGCGTTGGCCGGCGAGGGCTGCGATCTGGTGCTGGCGGCGCGCTCGGCCGAGAACCTGGCGGCCGTCAAGGCGGCTATCGGCGAGCGCCACAACGTCGCTGTCGAGCTGGTTCCGGGGGACCTCAGCCTGAGCGAGAACCAGCATGCCCTGGCCCGCGATTTTCCCGACGTGGAGCTTCTGATCAATAACGCCGGCGCCATTCCCGGCGGCACGCTCCTGGACATCGACGAGGCCAGATGGCGCGAAGCCTGGGACCTCAAGGTGTTCGGCTACATCAACATTACGCGGGCCTATTACGCCCTGATGAAGGAACGCGGGCAGGGCACCATCATCAACATCATCGGCACCGGAGGCGAACGCACGGTGGCGAGCTATATTTGCGGCGCCGTGGGCAATGCCGCCTTGATGGCGTTTTCCCGGGCGCTCGGCGGCGGCAGCGCCGACGACGGCATTCGCGTCGTCGCCATCAACCCGGGACCGGTCTCTACCGATCGGTTGGTATGTTTGATGCGAGGCTGGGCCGAGGAACGCTTCGGCGACGCCGAGGAATGGCCGAAACTGGCCGAACCCATGCCCTTCGGCCGCCCCGCCACGCCCGAGGAAATCGGCCACATGGCAGCCTTTCTGGCCTCGGACCTCTCGGCCTACACCTCGGGCACTGTGGTCAGCATCGACGGTGGCGGGGTGCACCGCGGCGGCATGCTGTAG
- a CDS encoding VOC family protein — protein MHKSRLGVLVIDCHTGDLAEHADFWGAALGYAVGETDDDGKYVSLKGPPDEVRIMLQQVDHPSRLHLDIESDDIEAEVARLEGLGAKRLAAIRGWVVMEAPSGQRFCVVKPQRADFADNANVWSSG, from the coding sequence ATGCACAAGAGCCGCTTAGGTGTTCTGGTCATAGATTGCCATACCGGCGACCTTGCCGAACACGCTGACTTCTGGGGAGCTGCCTTGGGCTACGCCGTCGGCGAGACCGACGATGACGGCAAATACGTCAGCTTGAAAGGTCCGCCGGACGAGGTGCGCATCATGCTGCAGCAGGTCGATCATCCGAGCCGCCTGCACCTAGACATCGAGAGCGACGACATCGAGGCTGAAGTCGCTCGTCTCGAGGGTCTTGGCGCCAAGCGGTTGGCGGCCATCCGGGGCTGGGTGGTGATGGAGGCGCCCAGTGGCCAGCGCTTCTGCGTCGTCAAACCCCAGCGCGCCGATTTTGCCGACAACGCCAACGTCTGGTCCTCCGGCTAG